From the Helianthus annuus cultivar XRQ/B chromosome 17, HanXRQr2.0-SUNRISE, whole genome shotgun sequence genome, the window tctgtagtttccatcacccgaggttttttgtgccagagatcatacattgatcaagggctttttcctcgtataaatccttgtgtcacacatttatttcattcatacattgttcatacatttgtccattaattcaagcatcacacctcacaaaatcggatttggttgtattatccttgtgtgatttttgactaaaatagtttggcgcccaccgtggggcaattggtgcttcatttatgagaaattttgttcattttgaTCATTTTGGTTCATCACCTTCAACCATATGGCTTCTCAAGCGAAGAACACTTCAAGCTCCATGCAGGTGATCACTTCttcacagggcattccacctttgcctccagcACCTtttggatcccagaagaatgctgagaatgctGAGAATGTTGCGAAGAAACAAAGCCCCGTTTTCTCAAAACCACCAACTTCTGTTGTTACTTCTGGCCCTACTAACAATGATCTTTattctttgattttgcagatgagggattaCATGAACAACAGGACAAAACCAATGACAGGATCCTTCGGGAGATTGATAACATCAAGAAATTGAAGCGATCAGTAGAGGATCACTCTCCATTGGTGCCTAGATCACTGAAATTTTGACACTCCAGCTATAACTGCCCAGCAATCTACAGCTCCAGATGTCCAGTACCAGGGTGGATCATTGGGAATGCGTTATGGATCATCGGCAATGACTCAGGCTCTAGGATCCTACTTTCAGCCTTCAAGATCCTCTTtccagcctcaaggatcctccttccaaCTCAGGGATCCTTCACTAGttcaggaggatacatggggacgcagACGGTTCAAGGATCCTACTCTCACCATCCAGGATCCTCGTTTCAGGTTCAGGGATCCTCATctcagggtcaaggatcctcatctcaggctcatggatccatggattatcctccaagacccccaaCTTCGATGCCtcaaggatccaacatctttcaggatcagggatccttaagAAGTGTAGAACCCAGAAGTTCAGAGATTCATTTGGGAGACTTCATACCTATCCAAACTATTGTTCATCTGGTCCCTCGATCATACCAGAATCTcgtcaatatggattcacatctggaATCCCAAACCTGAATCCttcaggaggtaacactttgaataattcttataatgctaaccatggctttgtgcaggatacaggtatcaaccaagctatggccagggaattacaaaagctcaaggatatgatatccaacGTTCCAGGAGTGGTTAAGCCCATTCCTGAAATTCCAGATGGGAGTcacaagatatctcgttttgcaccacttATTTGTGATGCAGAGATACCAAAGAGATTCCAAATACCAaccatgaagctatatgatggctcaacggatccagaagagcatgtagctcaatacagagaaaggatggagatcaatcccatcccggagaggttaaaagaagcatgtctatgcaagggtttcggatccacactgacaggatcagctcttaaatggctgctaagtcttcccccttactctattacttcatttgctaatctagttaatctgtttaatagccaattctcaagcagtagaaaatttgaacgtttaactagtgatctatatagggtaacacaaggtcaaaatgaatcacttatagattatatcactaaattcagtaaagaatccttagatattcctaatttggatattgctacggctgtagaagccttcaaaatgggtttacttagggattcattgttctatgatgatcttgtaatgACTCcttgcaggaatcttgatgaagtaagaaccagggcccttagattCATCCGACTAGAGGATGATAAAATGATCCAAGAAAGACTGGCAGGATCCTCGaagcaggaaaagcaaggatcctacttcagGAACAACAAGTCTAAATcatacaacaagtctgataaccaaAACGTGCATGCAGTGGagcaagaagaggatgatgaggattatcctcccatttctgaatattgtttttctattgataacaatgaactaatccttgcaatgcagaacctaggtgaaaaaGCAAGATGGCCAGAAAAAGTGAAAAGCCAGCTgcaacaaaagacaaatccaagTGGTGTGCATATCATGAAGATTTCGAACATCTCACTGAGGAATGTATTGCACTCAGAAAAGAGATTGGTTACTTATTAAGCAAAGGGCATTTGAAGGagctgttgggaagaaaaaagtcaaggatccaggatcctgaaaaaGTTCCAGAAAGAGCTCCTGCTCCTCTTGCTGATGCACAAATTATCAATTTCATATCCGGTGGATCAGACATATCTGgcacttccttttcagcagccaagaggCATGCCAAAGagaccaagatggataatggggatagaccCATCCGAACCTCTACTGTTACACAGGAGAAAGTTATAACTTTTGATGACGATGATCGTGTGGATGTTCAGGATCCTCATtatgatggtcttgttattacttTGTTTATATCTAATCATTTTGTTTGCAAGATCTtgatagatggaggaagctcagtaaacctCATTCAACTTGATGTCCTCAAGAAGAAGAACATCCCTGAATCAAATATCATTACAAGATCATCagttcttgtgggattcagtggagaaaccaagAACACATTATGGGACATTAAGCTTCCCATTTGCATAGAGGGACTTAATTCttttcagaaattttgtgttatagattgaTTATCCTATTGCAATGTTATCCTtagcaggccatggatacatgacatgaaagcagttccatctacatatcatcaatgtgtaaagcttcCCAGTCCGTGGGGTGTGGTGAAGATTGAGAGTGACCAACATGAAGCCAAGAAttgctacacttcatcgatgaaaccagcctcaagacccagggagcaatagcaattaaagcatcctccaagagatgtcctggaggcaagagaacaaaATGTGAAAGATACCCTCATGGatcctcaggatcctgaatccaaggtctttatagGATCCGAGATCCTCAGCAACATCGAACAGGATTTAGTATCCTTCCtcaataaaataaaaactacctttgcctggaagcatgaagacatgacaggtatctctaaagatattattactcacaagcttggcattgacaggtcattcaaacccatacatcaaaagaggagaaagtttgcacttgagaggaatgccattatccaggaggaggtagacaAGCTGCTtagagcaggtatgattagagaggttaagtatccaagatggctagccaatgtggttgttgttcaaaagaaaaacggaaagtggagggtatctGTCGATTTTACTGACTTAAACAAGGCATGttccaaggatcctttcccattaccccacattgactccatggtgggtGCTACTGCGGGTCATGagttgttgacttttatggatgcttcatctggatttcaacaaattcagatggaaccatctgatcaagaggatacaacctttatgaccccaactggtatatattgttatattgctatgccattcgGATTAATAAATGtaggtgctacttatcaaaggctagtcaatatgatgtttaaggaacaaattggacacacta encodes:
- the LOC110923848 gene encoding uncharacterized protein LOC110923848; its protein translation is MARKSEKPAATKDKSKWCAYHEDFEHLTEECIALRKEIGYLLSKGHLKELLGRKKSRIQDPEKVPERAPAPLADAQIINFISGGSDISGTSFSAAKRHAKETKMDNGDRPIRTSTVTQEKVITFDDDDRVDVQDPHYDGLVITLFISNHFVCKILIDGGSSVNLIQLDVLKKKNIPESNIITRSSVLVGFSGETKNTLWDIKLPICIEGLNSFQKFCVID